From the Ferrigenium kumadai genome, one window contains:
- a CDS encoding TIGR01777 family oxidoreductase has protein sequence MRILITGGTGLIGRHLCKALLAEGHELTVFSRKPETIPLKCGAGVHAIGSLDEWLPERAFDAVINLAGESIVDAPWTQLRKQVLWQSRITLTGELVRHIAAAEQKPAVLLSGSAVGYYGDRGSATLDETVPPGMNFPAQLCKAWEDAARGAERAGVRVCLLRTGLILSKEGGLLGSMLLPFRLGLGAKIGDGEQWLSWVHIDDYVAMVLTLLRDPQASGAYNMTAPHPVTNSEFTSTLAAELGRPAPFVAPAALLRLGMGERASLLLEGQRVLPKRMQAAQYHFAHPDLMNALHDLLSD, from the coding sequence ATGCGCATTCTCATCACGGGCGGAACCGGGCTGATCGGCCGGCATCTGTGCAAGGCATTGCTGGCAGAGGGCCACGAACTCACGGTATTCAGCCGCAAGCCCGAGACCATTCCGCTCAAGTGCGGTGCCGGGGTGCATGCCATTGGGTCGCTGGACGAGTGGCTGCCCGAGCGGGCTTTCGATGCGGTGATCAACCTGGCGGGCGAATCTATCGTCGATGCACCCTGGACGCAGCTGCGCAAGCAGGTGCTGTGGCAGAGCCGTATCACCCTGACCGGTGAACTGGTGCGCCATATCGCCGCTGCGGAGCAGAAGCCGGCGGTGTTGCTGAGCGGCTCGGCGGTCGGCTATTACGGCGATCGCGGTAGTGCCACGCTGGACGAGACGGTGCCCCCAGGGATGAATTTCCCTGCGCAGTTGTGCAAGGCCTGGGAAGATGCCGCGCGCGGCGCCGAGCGCGCAGGGGTGCGGGTATGTCTGCTGCGCACCGGCCTGATATTGAGCAAGGAAGGCGGCCTGCTGGGGAGCATGCTGCTGCCGTTCCGGCTCGGCCTGGGGGCAAAGATAGGCGACGGCGAGCAGTGGTTGAGCTGGGTGCATATCGACGATTACGTGGCGATGGTGCTCACGTTGTTGCGCGACCCGCAAGCCAGCGGGGCATACAACATGACTGCGCCGCATCCTGTCACCAATTCGGAATTCACCTCCACGCTGGCGGCGGAGCTGGGGCGTCCGGCTCCCTTCGTCGCGCCGGCGGCATTGCTCCGGCTGGGCATGGGCGAACGCGCCAGTCTGCTGCTGGAGGGGCAGCGGGTGTTGCCGAAAAGGATGCAGGCCGCACAATATCATTTCGCCCACCCCGATCTGATGAACGCTTTGCACGATTTGCTGTCCGATTGA
- a CDS encoding outer membrane beta-barrel protein — protein MKKIAAALLLSTAVAAPAFAADSAFYAAFDIGQSNAKDACNGIPAGVSCKKTDTAVRLAGGYQFTPIWGAEISYADLGKARASGLILGIPVSVDSKSNSVQLAATGTFPISGGFSILGKLGIARTEVKTSGSVLGIVVASAKATSTKAAYGIGAQYDFTKNVSVRAQYEDLGTVGDANTTGASKLTLVSAGLVFKF, from the coding sequence ATGAAGAAAATCGCTGCCGCCCTACTGTTGTCCACGGCTGTTGCCGCGCCTGCTTTCGCAGCAGACTCCGCTTTCTATGCAGCCTTTGATATTGGCCAGTCCAACGCCAAGGACGCATGTAACGGTATTCCGGCAGGTGTATCTTGCAAAAAAACCGACACAGCTGTCCGTCTTGCAGGCGGCTACCAGTTCACTCCAATCTGGGGCGCTGAAATCAGTTACGCCGATCTTGGCAAAGCCCGAGCAAGTGGCTTGATTTTGGGCATCCCGGTAAGCGTCGATTCAAAGTCTAACAGCGTCCAATTGGCGGCAACTGGGACTTTCCCGATTAGCGGTGGATTTTCAATCCTTGGAAAACTGGGCATCGCCCGGACTGAGGTTAAGACGTCAGGTAGCGTCTTAGGTATTGTTGTTGCTTCAGCCAAAGCCACCAGCACCAAAGCTGCTTACGGCATCGGCGCCCAATACGACTTCACCAAGAATGTTTCCGTGCGTGCCCAATACGAGGACTTAGGCACAGTTGGCGATGCCAATACAACCGGCGCATCGAAGCTTACCCTTGTTTCCGCTGGCTTAGTCTTTAAGTTTTAA
- the ubiD gene encoding 4-hydroxy-3-polyprenylbenzoate decarboxylase: protein MKYHDLRDFIAQLEKMGELKRVSAPVSTHLEMTEICDRVLRAQGPAVLFENVAGHNMPVLANLFGTPRRVALGMGEENIQALREVGKLLAYLKEPEPPKGLKDAWEKWPMLKQVLTMSPKVVSSAPCQEVVWEGKDVDLSKLPVQHCWPGDVAPLITWGLVVTRGPNKSRQNLGIYRQQVLGTNKVIMRWLAHRGGALDFRDHCQKNPGQPFPVAVVIGADPATILGAVTPVPDSLSEYQFAGLLRGSKTELVKCIGSDLQVPASAEIVLEGVIHPDETALEGPYGDHTGYYNEQDKFPVFTIERITMRRDAIYHSTYTGKPPDEPAMLGVALNEVFVPLLQKQFPEIADFYLPPEGCSYRMAVVSIKKQYAGHAKRVMFGIWSFLRQFMYTKFIVVVDDDIDVRDWKDVIWAITTRMDPVRDTLLVENTPIDYLDFASPVSGLGGKMGLDATNKWPGETQREWGTPIAMDAAVKAKVDAMWAELGL, encoded by the coding sequence ATGAAATACCACGACCTGCGCGATTTCATCGCACAACTGGAAAAGATGGGCGAACTCAAACGGGTTTCCGCGCCCGTCTCCACGCACCTGGAAATGACAGAGATCTGCGATCGCGTGCTGCGCGCGCAAGGTCCGGCGGTGCTGTTCGAGAACGTGGCCGGGCACAACATGCCCGTTCTCGCCAATCTGTTCGGTACGCCGCGCCGTGTGGCGCTGGGTATGGGCGAGGAAAATATTCAGGCGCTGCGCGAAGTCGGCAAGCTGCTCGCCTACCTGAAGGAACCCGAGCCGCCCAAGGGCCTGAAGGACGCCTGGGAGAAATGGCCCATGCTGAAGCAGGTGCTCACCATGTCACCCAAGGTGGTTTCTTCCGCGCCATGTCAGGAAGTGGTGTGGGAAGGCAAGGATGTCGATCTGTCGAAACTGCCCGTCCAGCACTGCTGGCCGGGCGATGTCGCGCCGCTCATCACGTGGGGTCTGGTGGTCACGCGCGGGCCGAACAAGTCGCGCCAGAACTTGGGTATCTATCGCCAACAGGTGCTTGGCACGAACAAGGTCATCATGCGCTGGCTGGCGCATCGCGGCGGCGCGCTGGACTTTCGCGATCACTGCCAGAAGAACCCGGGGCAGCCATTCCCGGTCGCGGTGGTGATCGGCGCCGATCCGGCGACCATCCTCGGCGCGGTGACGCCAGTGCCCGATTCGTTGTCCGAATACCAGTTCGCCGGATTGCTGCGCGGCTCGAAGACCGAGCTGGTGAAGTGCATCGGCAGCGACCTGCAAGTGCCCGCTTCCGCCGAGATCGTACTGGAAGGCGTGATCCATCCGGACGAGACCGCGCTGGAAGGACCGTACGGCGACCACACCGGCTACTATAACGAGCAGGACAAGTTTCCGGTGTTCACCATCGAGCGCATCACCATGCGGCGCGATGCCATCTACCACTCCACCTACACCGGCAAGCCACCCGACGAACCGGCGATGTTGGGCGTGGCGCTGAATGAGGTGTTCGTGCCCCTGCTGCAGAAGCAATTCCCCGAGATCGCTGATTTCTACCTGCCGCCGGAGGGGTGCAGCTACCGCATGGCGGTGGTGAGCATCAAAAAGCAATACGCCGGGCACGCGAAGCGCGTGATGTTCGGCATCTGGAGCTTTTTGCGCCAGTTCATGTACACCAAGTTCATCGTGGTGGTGGACGACGACATCGACGTGCGCGACTGGAAAGATGTGATCTGGGCGATCACCACACGCATGGATCCGGTGCGCGACACGTTGCTGGTGGAGAACACGCCGATCGACTACCTCGATTTCGCCAGCCCGGTGTCAGGATTGGGCGGCAAGATGGGCCTGGATGCCACCAACAAATGGCCGGGCGAAACGCAGCGCGAATGGGGTACGCCCATCGCGATGGATGCGGCGGTGAAGGCGAAGGTGGATGCGATGTGGGCAGAATTGGGTTTGTAG
- the bioA gene encoding adenosylmethionine--8-amino-7-oxononanoate transaminase, giving the protein MSDSTQNNADLLARSLAAVWHPCSQMKHYENYPLVPIARGQGVWLYDFDGRRYLDTVSSWWVNLFGHCNPRINAAITDQLGKLEHVMLAGFTHEPVVQLSERLRELAPAGLGHCFYGSDGASATEIALKMSAHYWRNSGKPQKTQFISLQHSYHGETLGALSVTDVALFRDAYGALITQQATVPSPDWRAAGIGESAEDFALRCAAQLEAHLQRHHEHLAAFIVEPLVQGAAGMAMYHPSYLRRARELCSQYDVHLIADEIAVGMGRTGTLFACEQAGIAPDFLLLSKGITGGYLPLSLAMTTDDIYHAFYADETARGFLHSHSYTGNPLACRAALATLDIFAEDDVLNANRGKASHFNRIAAPLRDHPAVRNFRNTGMIWAFEVESRHADFARRCFALGLQNELLLRPIGNTVYFMPPYAIGEDEMSMLADRTLNIVEQLQ; this is encoded by the coding sequence ATGTCAGACTCAACTCAAAACAACGCCGATCTTCTTGCGCGCAGCCTCGCCGCCGTGTGGCACCCCTGCTCGCAGATGAAGCACTACGAAAACTATCCGCTGGTGCCGATCGCACGCGGCCAGGGCGTGTGGCTGTACGACTTCGACGGCAGACGTTACCTCGACACGGTGAGCTCCTGGTGGGTGAACCTGTTCGGGCATTGCAATCCGCGCATCAACGCCGCCATCACCGACCAGCTCGGAAAACTGGAACATGTGATGCTGGCGGGCTTCACCCACGAACCGGTGGTACAACTCTCCGAGCGCTTGCGCGAACTCGCGCCCGCCGGACTGGGGCATTGCTTCTACGGTTCGGACGGCGCATCGGCCACCGAGATCGCGCTGAAGATGAGCGCACATTACTGGCGCAACAGCGGCAAGCCGCAAAAGACCCAGTTCATCAGCCTGCAGCACAGCTACCACGGCGAGACGCTGGGCGCGCTGTCGGTGACCGACGTGGCGCTGTTCCGCGACGCCTACGGCGCACTCATCACCCAGCAGGCCACCGTGCCCAGCCCGGACTGGCGCGCGGCGGGAATCGGCGAGAGCGCGGAAGATTTTGCGCTGCGCTGCGCTGCACAACTCGAAGCGCATCTTCAACGGCATCACGAACATCTCGCCGCCTTCATCGTCGAGCCGCTGGTGCAGGGCGCGGCGGGCATGGCGATGTACCACCCGTCCTATCTTCGCCGCGCGCGCGAACTCTGTTCGCAATATGACGTGCACCTGATCGCCGACGAGATCGCGGTGGGCATGGGCCGGACGGGAACGCTATTCGCCTGCGAACAGGCCGGCATCGCGCCGGATTTCCTGCTGCTGTCGAAAGGCATCACCGGTGGCTACCTGCCGCTGTCGCTGGCGATGACGACGGACGACATCTACCATGCGTTCTACGCCGACGAGACCGCACGCGGTTTCCTGCACTCTCACTCCTACACCGGCAACCCGCTGGCCTGCCGCGCCGCGCTCGCCACTCTGGACATCTTCGCCGAGGACGACGTGCTGAACGCCAACCGCGGCAAGGCGTCGCATTTCAACCGCATCGCCGCACCGCTGCGCGACCATCCTGCCGTCAGGAACTTCCGCAACACGGGAATGATCTGGGCATTCGAGGTGGAGAGCCGCCATGCCGATTTCGCGCGCCGCTGTTTCGCGCTCGGCCTGCAGAACGAACTCCTGCTGCGCCCCATCGGCAACACGGTCTACTTCATGCCGCCCTATGCGATCGGCGAAGATGAGATGTCCATGCTGGCGGACCGCACACTTAACATCGTCGAACAACTGCAATGA
- the groL gene encoding chaperonin GroEL (60 kDa chaperone family; promotes refolding of misfolded polypeptides especially under stressful conditions; forms two stacked rings of heptamers to form a barrel-shaped 14mer; ends can be capped by GroES; misfolded proteins enter the barrel where they are refolded when GroES binds), which yields MAAKDVKFHDAARSKMVVGVNILADAVKVTLGPKGRNVVLDRSYGAPTITKDGVSVAKEIELKDKFENMGAQMVKEVASKTSDVAGDGTTTATVLAQSIVQEGMKFVAAGMNPMDLKRGIDQAVIAAVAELKKISKPCTTSKEIAQVGSISANSDAVIGEKIAAAMEKVGKEGVITIEDGTGLEDELDVVEGMLFDRGYLSPYFINNADKQIAAMENPFILLHDKKISNIRDLLPLLEQVAKAGRPLLIIAEDVDGEALATLVVNNIRGILKTVAVKAPGFGDRRKAMLEDIAILTGGTVVSEEVNLTLEKATLNDLGQAKRIEVGKETTTIIDGAGKHEAILARVAEIKKLAEESTSDYDKEKLQERLAKLSGGVAVIKVGAATEVEMKEKKARVEDALHATRAAVEEGIVPGGGVALLRAKAAVSGLKGVNHDQDAGITIVLRAMEAPIRAITMNAGDESSVVVNKVLEGKGSYGYNAATSEYGDMLAMGVVDPTKVTRVALQNAASIAGLMLTTACMVAELPEDKPAAGMGGEMGGMGGMGGMM from the coding sequence ATGGCAGCTAAAGACGTAAAATTCCACGACGCCGCGCGCAGCAAGATGGTCGTCGGCGTGAACATCCTGGCCGATGCGGTCAAGGTGACTCTGGGTCCCAAGGGCCGCAACGTGGTGCTGGACCGTTCCTACGGCGCACCGACCATCACCAAGGACGGCGTATCCGTCGCCAAGGAGATCGAACTGAAGGACAAGTTCGAGAACATGGGCGCGCAGATGGTGAAGGAAGTGGCTTCCAAGACTTCCGACGTGGCCGGTGACGGCACCACCACCGCGACCGTGCTGGCGCAGTCCATCGTGCAGGAAGGCATGAAGTTCGTCGCCGCCGGCATGAACCCGATGGACCTGAAGCGCGGTATCGACCAAGCTGTCATCGCCGCTGTTGCAGAATTGAAGAAGATCTCCAAGCCTTGCACCACCAGCAAGGAGATCGCCCAGGTCGGTTCTATCTCCGCTAACTCCGATGCCGTGATTGGCGAGAAGATCGCAGCGGCGATGGAGAAGGTTGGCAAGGAAGGCGTCATCACCATCGAAGACGGTACCGGATTGGAAGACGAACTGGATGTGGTCGAAGGTATGCTATTCGATCGTGGCTACCTGTCTCCGTACTTCATCAACAACGCCGACAAGCAAATCGCGGCGATGGAGAACCCCTTCATCCTGCTGCACGACAAGAAGATCTCCAACATCCGCGACCTGCTGCCCTTGCTGGAACAAGTCGCCAAGGCTGGCCGTCCGCTGCTGATCATCGCCGAAGACGTGGACGGCGAAGCACTGGCCACTCTGGTGGTGAACAACATCCGCGGCATCCTGAAGACCGTTGCGGTCAAGGCACCGGGCTTCGGCGACCGCCGCAAGGCCATGCTGGAAGACATCGCCATCCTGACCGGCGGCACTGTGGTCTCCGAAGAAGTCAACTTGACGCTGGAAAAGGCTACCCTGAACGACTTGGGTCAGGCCAAGCGCATTGAGGTAGGCAAAGAAACCACTACCATCATCGATGGTGCAGGCAAGCATGAAGCAATCTTGGCTCGAGTTGCTGAAATTAAGAAGCTGGCCGAAGAATCCACTAGCGACTATGACAAGGAGAAGCTGCAGGAGCGTCTGGCCAAGCTGTCCGGCGGCGTGGCCGTGATCAAGGTGGGTGCTGCGACCGAAGTCGAGATGAAGGAGAAGAAGGCACGCGTGGAAGACGCATTGCACGCGACCCGTGCAGCCGTTGAAGAAGGCATCGTTCCCGGCGGTGGCGTGGCATTGCTGCGTGCCAAGGCAGCAGTTTCCGGCCTCAAGGGTGTGAACCATGACCAGGACGCCGGTATTACCATCGTGCTGCGCGCGATGGAAGCGCCTATCCGTGCTATCACCATGAACGCAGGCGATGAGTCCAGCGTGGTCGTGAACAAGGTGCTGGAAGGCAAGGGCAGCTACGGTTACAACGCAGCCACCAGCGAGTATGGCGACATGCTGGCGATGGGCGTAGTCGATCCGACTAAGGTGACTCGCGTGGCACTGCAAAATGCAGCTTCGATCGCAGGCCTGATGCTGACCACCGCATGCATGGTTGCCGAGCTGCCGGAAGACAAGCCGGCTGCAGGCATGGGCGGTGAAATGGGCGGTATGGGTGGCATGGGCGGCATGATGTAA
- a CDS encoding co-chaperone GroES, which yields MKIRPLHDRVIVKRMEAETKTASGIIIPDAATEKPDQGVVVAVGNGKIGDDGKVRPMNVKVGDRVMFAKVYGQDFKMDGVELLQMREEDIIGVIEA from the coding sequence ATGAAAATTCGTCCTTTGCACGATCGCGTCATCGTCAAGCGTATGGAAGCAGAAACCAAGACTGCATCTGGAATCATTATTCCCGATGCGGCTACCGAGAAGCCCGATCAAGGCGTAGTTGTTGCGGTGGGCAACGGCAAGATCGGTGATGACGGCAAGGTGCGTCCGATGAACGTGAAGGTCGGTGACAGAGTGATGTTCGCTAAAGTATATGGTCAGGACTTCAAGATGGACGGGGTCGAACTTCTGCAGATGCGCGAAGAAGACATCATTGGCGTGATCGAAGCCTAA
- the dacB gene encoding D-alanyl-D-alanine carboxypeptidase/D-alanyl-D-alanine endopeptidase, with translation MRRLALLTFVFCFACEAAAAVLPMPVRTALKQAGIPLSAVGIVAQQTGARSPLISVNAKQAMNPASTMKLLTAYAGLELLGPAYAWKTEAYLDGELKDGVLQGNLVLKGYGDPKLTLEQFWLWLRELRARGLREIRGDLVLDRSFFELPPHDPAAFDNDPVRAYNVGPDALLLNFNTLRLRYLPNGNGMKIISEPALEGIRLDNLLAPQPAPNCDNWDDTIRVQPEGDSVVLQGGYPGECGEREHNLSVIPHTRYVEALFRTLWHELGGTLQGKARDGSASANAQLLSTHHSAPLAEVIRDINKFSNNVMARQLFLTLGTAGGTGPANLERSTRAVQAWLSGKHLDFPELALENGAGLSRMERISALHLAQLLQSAAQSPLGPELAASLPILGVDGSVKKRLKGSPAAGHAHLKTGTLEGVKTLAGYVRSRSGREWVVVFLINHPNAKFGQGAQDTLIEWLQQQH, from the coding sequence ATGAGACGCCTTGCCCTGCTGACATTCGTTTTCTGCTTCGCCTGCGAGGCAGCAGCCGCCGTTCTGCCCATGCCGGTGCGCACTGCATTGAAGCAAGCCGGCATCCCGTTGTCCGCCGTCGGCATCGTGGCACAGCAGACGGGCGCCCGTTCGCCGCTCATCAGCGTGAATGCGAAGCAGGCGATGAACCCCGCTTCCACCATGAAGCTGCTCACCGCCTATGCGGGACTGGAACTGCTCGGCCCTGCCTACGCCTGGAAAACTGAGGCGTATCTCGACGGCGAGTTGAAGGATGGTGTGCTGCAAGGCAACCTGGTACTGAAAGGCTACGGCGACCCAAAGCTTACCCTCGAGCAGTTCTGGCTTTGGCTGCGGGAACTGCGAGCGCGCGGCCTGCGCGAGATACGCGGCGACCTGGTGCTGGACCGCAGCTTCTTCGAACTGCCGCCGCACGATCCCGCCGCCTTCGACAACGATCCGGTGCGCGCCTACAACGTCGGCCCGGACGCGCTGCTGCTCAACTTCAACACCCTGCGCCTGCGCTATCTGCCGAACGGCAACGGCATGAAGATCATCAGCGAACCCGCGCTGGAAGGCATCAGGCTGGACAACCTGCTCGCGCCGCAACCCGCCCCCAACTGCGACAACTGGGACGACACCATCCGCGTGCAGCCCGAAGGCGACAGCGTCGTCCTGCAAGGCGGCTACCCGGGAGAATGCGGCGAGCGTGAACACAATCTCAGCGTGATACCGCACACGCGCTATGTGGAGGCGCTGTTCCGCACGTTGTGGCATGAACTCGGCGGCACGCTGCAAGGCAAGGCGCGCGACGGCAGCGCAAGCGCCAACGCCCAGCTGCTCTCGACGCACCACTCGGCACCGCTCGCCGAGGTCATCCGAGACATCAACAAATTCAGTAACAACGTTATGGCACGACAACTGTTCCTGACGCTAGGCACAGCAGGAGGAACGGGGCCGGCGAACCTCGAACGAAGCACTCGGGCCGTGCAAGCCTGGCTGTCCGGCAAACACCTGGATTTCCCCGAACTGGCGCTGGAAAACGGCGCAGGGCTGTCGCGCATGGAACGCATCAGCGCACTTCATCTCGCGCAGCTGCTGCAGAGCGCGGCGCAAAGCCCGCTGGGGCCGGAACTGGCCGCCTCGCTGCCCATCCTCGGGGTGGACGGCTCGGTGAAAAAGCGCCTCAAGGGAAGCCCGGCCGCCGGCCACGCCCACCTCAAGACCGGCACACTGGAAGGGGTGAAGACCCTCGCTGGCTATGTCAGGTCGCGCAGCGGCCGCGAATGGGTCGTGGTGTTTCTCATCAACCATCCAAACGCGAAATTCGGCCAAGGCGCACAGGACACGCTGATCGAGTGGCTGCAACAACAGCACTAG
- a CDS encoding nitronate monooxygenase: MKRVDDFRLRFGKRELVPIMIGGMGVDISTAELALEAARLGGIGHISDAMLPTVTDRLYDTDFVKTKLQQYKYNIENADKAAVKFDLGHIAESTRLHVSKTMEAKRGEGMVFINCMEKLTMNAPRETLTVRLRSALDAGIDGITLAAGLHLGSFAMIEDHPRFRDAKLGIIVSSLRALQLFLRKNARTNRLPDYVVVEGPLAGGHLGFGLDDWMKYDLRTITQEVLDFLKAEQLDIPVIPAGGIFTGTDATNFLEMGAAAVQVATRFTVADECGLPKDVQQEYFKASESDIEVNGVSPTGYPMRMLKNSPAIGSGIRPGCEAYGYILDANGRCAYVDSYNREVAAHPDEKKIQVFDKTCLCTHMRNFKLWTCGHYTYKLKDTTNKLADGSYQVLSAEHIFRDYQFSTDNKIALPEKA, encoded by the coding sequence ATGAAACGAGTGGATGATTTCCGTCTGCGCTTCGGCAAGCGTGAGCTGGTGCCGATCATGATCGGCGGGATGGGCGTGGACATCTCCACTGCGGAACTGGCCCTGGAGGCCGCGCGCCTGGGCGGCATCGGCCATATCTCCGACGCGATGTTGCCGACCGTCACCGACCGCCTCTACGACACCGACTTCGTCAAGACCAAACTCCAGCAGTACAAGTACAACATCGAGAACGCCGACAAGGCGGCGGTGAAGTTCGACCTCGGCCATATCGCCGAGTCCACACGCCTGCACGTGAGCAAGACCATGGAAGCCAAGCGCGGCGAAGGCATGGTGTTCATCAACTGCATGGAAAAGCTCACCATGAACGCACCGCGCGAGACCCTGACGGTGCGCCTGCGCAGCGCGCTGGATGCGGGCATCGACGGCATCACGCTCGCGGCCGGCCTGCACCTCGGTTCTTTCGCCATGATCGAAGACCATCCGCGCTTCCGCGACGCCAAGCTGGGCATCATCGTCTCCAGTCTGCGCGCGCTGCAGCTGTTCCTGCGCAAGAACGCGCGCACCAACCGCCTGCCAGACTACGTCGTGGTGGAAGGCCCGCTCGCGGGCGGCCATTTGGGCTTCGGTCTGGACGACTGGATGAAGTACGACCTGCGCACCATCACTCAGGAGGTGCTGGACTTCCTCAAGGCCGAGCAACTCGACATCCCGGTGATCCCCGCAGGCGGAATCTTCACCGGCACCGACGCGACCAACTTCCTGGAGATGGGGGCTGCCGCGGTCCAGGTGGCGACGCGCTTCACCGTGGCGGACGAATGCGGCCTGCCCAAGGACGTACAGCAGGAATACTTCAAGGCCAGCGAGAGCGACATCGAAGTCAACGGCGTGTCGCCGACCGGCTACCCGATGCGCATGCTGAAGAACAGCCCGGCCATCGGTTCCGGCATCCGTCCCGGATGTGAGGCCTACGGCTACATCCTGGATGCCAACGGTCGCTGTGCCTATGTCGATTCCTACAACCGCGAAGTGGCGGCCCATCCGGACGAGAAGAAGATCCAGGTCTTCGACAAGACCTGTCTGTGCACCCACATGCGCAACTTCAAGCTGTGGACCTGCGGCCACTACACCTACAAGCTGAAGGACACCACGAATAAGCTGGCCGACGGCAGCTATCAGGTGCTGTCCGCGGAGCACATCTTCCGCGACTACCAGTTCAGCACCGACAACAAGATCGCACTGCCCGAAAAGGCATAA
- a CDS encoding porin family protein, producing the protein MKKIVAVALLSAAASLPAYAAGGAYAGIKVGSTHVGFNALSKSSDTAFGALLGYQYNPNFAVEGEYTDLGRFTTATAVNGKSNVWGLSAVGALPLENNFSVYGKLGLARSNTTTSAATGTKRTAATYGLGGQYDATPMIGLRLSWERYGVGMTGQNASDDLYSLAALFKF; encoded by the coding sequence ATGAAAAAGATCGTTGCCGTTGCATTGCTGTCTGCAGCCGCCTCCTTGCCCGCCTACGCGGCCGGCGGCGCATACGCCGGAATCAAGGTAGGCAGCACCCATGTGGGGTTCAATGCGTTGAGCAAGTCCTCCGACACCGCATTCGGCGCGCTGCTCGGATACCAGTACAACCCGAACTTCGCCGTCGAGGGCGAGTACACCGACCTCGGGCGCTTTACCACTGCCACTGCCGTCAATGGCAAATCCAATGTTTGGGGACTGAGCGCAGTAGGCGCACTGCCGCTGGAAAACAACTTCTCGGTGTATGGCAAGCTTGGCCTCGCCCGCTCCAATACCACCACCTCCGCCGCCACCGGCACAAAACGCACCGCCGCCACTTACGGCCTGGGGGGGCAGTACGACGCCACGCCGATGATCGGCCTCCGCCTCAGCTGGGAGCGCTATGGCGTTGGGATGACAGGCCAGAACGCCAGTGACGACCTCTACTCGCTGGCCGCCTTATTCAAGTTCTGA